In one window of Pristiophorus japonicus isolate sPriJap1 chromosome 9, sPriJap1.hap1, whole genome shotgun sequence DNA:
- the LOC139273403 gene encoding zinc finger protein 551-like produces the protein MESHESSGPEYHRPLTMEAENTVHSGEKRYTCSVCGQGFSRSSNLERHKRSHTGEKLCKCGDCGKRFNYPSQLETHRRGHTGERPFTCSDCGKGFTTSSDLLRHQRIHTGEMPFTCSECGKRFTQSSNLLIHQRVHTGERLFTFTCSECGKGFTRSSSLLEHQRVHTGERPFTCSDCGKGFTRSSSLLEHQRVHTGARPFACSECGKGFTQSFNLLIHQRVHTGERPFTCSDCGKGFTRSSSLLEHQRVHTGERPFTCSECGKGFTTSSHLLTHQRVHTGERPFTCSECGKGFTETSNLLIHQRGHTGERPFTCFECGKGFTQSSHLLAHQQVHK, from the coding sequence atggagtcacacgaatcatcaggacctgaatatcatcggcctttgaccatggaagcagaaaacactgttcacagcggggagaaacgatacacatgctctgtgtgtggacaaggcttcagccgatcatccaacctggagagacacaagcgcagtcacactggggagaaactgtgtaaatgtggagattgtgggaaacgtttcaactacccatcccagctggaaacacatcggaggggtcacactggggagaggccgttcacctgctccgactgcgggaagggattcactacatcttccgacctgctgagacatcagcgaattcacactggggagatgccattcacctgctctgaatgtgggaagagattcactcagtcatccaacctgctgatacaccaacgagttcacactggggagaggctgttcacgttcacctgctccgagtgtgggaagggattcactcggtcatccagcctgctggaacaccagcgagttcacactggggaaaggccgttcacctgctccgactgcgggaagggattcactcggtcgtccagcctgctggaacaccagcgagttcacactggggcgaggccgttcgcctgctctgaatgtgggaagggatttactcaatcATTcaatctgctgatacaccagcgagttcacactggggagaggccgttcacctgctccgactgcggaaaaggattcactcggtcatccagcctgctggaacaccagcgagttcacactggggagaggccgttcacctgctctgagtgtgggaagggattcactacatcatcccacctgctgacacaccagcgagttcacactggagagaggccgttcacctgctctgagtgtgggaagggattcactgagacatccaacctgctgatacaccagcgaggtcacactggggagaggccgttcacctgctttgagtgtgggaagggattcactcagtcatcccacctactggcacaccagcaagttcacaagtga